From Anopheles maculipalpis chromosome X, idAnoMacuDA_375_x, whole genome shotgun sequence:
TTTTAAAAGGGCTTTGAATGGTAATAGATCGCTATAAACACTACTTCGCTCTCAAATGCAGTAAAAttgagtaaaaaaagaaaaaaatttggccaaaaaatccttttatctTGATTAGGACTAAGACTTTTCTACCCAGCCGTTACTTCTATAACCACCTACCCGTGTAGgtaataaattttgtatgGGAGTTTGTATTTCGTAATAAGAAAGTTAATAACTTTTGATCTGCTCGTCGCATTTGCATgacattttcaagaaagaTGAGGCTATTTGTTGTCTAATTAATAAAACTTAGTtgagaataaaacaaatcttcttTTATTCAGTTTTTGTAGCTtgcaaaatatatatttatactAGGATGATAAGGAATGCCAGTATGAAAAAAACTAATAACCATCAACATAAGTCTGTGTACTGTTGTTACTACTAAATCAAGTAATAAATTTTTACAGACAATAAAAATAGTCGAAGAATTGTATGATAATCGCTCTCATTTTTTGATATGGttccaaacatttcaaacgGATAGCTTATTATTCACTTTTGTGTAATATTTTCATGTTATATTACAAAGGCAGATAAGTGAAGACTGGCAAAATAATTTCACCCGTCACCGTATGTCAATCATGCATTGAATCTCTTCTAAATCAAGCCCTCGTtacaaaaaatgaatattcAGCAGAAAAATAAAGCGATTGGTCACGTAGGAAAGGTCTAACCATTCATAATCTCAAAAAGGGAGAgattatggaaaaaaaattaagatgaTTGTTATGAGAAATTTGAGGCCATTTCATAATTCCACAATACTACACAACAAAAGTGTTACACGAAATATTTTTACGGCTgacttaagtaaaataaataagtttaacAATACAAAGATTTCCCATATTCATATAAAAGCTCTTGTCAGAGAACAATTGCTTATCGAAGGTGCAAAGAGATTACAGTTTTggcagtgaaaaataaaaagaagaagcattttTTCAAAATCCCAAATTCCTTTCTTCATCAAATAGTTTCGTCTTTCCTCgaaaatttcatgcaaatacGACGAGCGGATCAAAAGATACAAGCTTTATAATAcgacaaaatacaaacacccGCAAAATATATGACCTACCTGGGTGGGTGGTTATCAACAATAAGGgtataaaattttaacttAACTTAACACTTAATgatcaaccgagcacaccctggatatggtgccctttcacggctcggagaagaaaatgtctcccagccAAGATGAAAGGTGtatcttacttttaagttaactataagcaatacggccaggccgtcctttatgaataaaaaaaaacacttgatGACCGGGGAGATTGCATCGGGATTTTCTCTCATAACGACATCACGCCAGTCAAAACAGCTGTTTCAACACGCTGCGCATTCAATCCTAAAACAGTTTTCAAAACTATATGTTCTTCTTAACAGTTCTAAAAACTCTTTGCGTTTCGAAAAGTGTTCTCTTTGCGATTCGGGTTCATCTGGCAATTATTAACTACTTGGAAGTGATCGTTTTTGCATCATTAACAACTTCTAAAAAACAGTTTCATTTTCGCAGTACTGTTTTTATAGTAGTTATTATTATGAAGTTatattcaaaattatattGCGCAACGACCTTTGACCATGCTTTACTTTGCGTCCCCCCAATCGATTTTGCTCCTCCGTCAATAATTGGAGTTACcctttcgtctgttttggtcTCACAGGCGGTTTAATCCGGAATTCTAGGGATAATCCAAATTTCCGGAACACTATTTCTTATGTCGTCCACAACCTCAGGAGGTCTTGGTTTGTCATTATTGTTTTCCTAAGATTAAATTTACACGTAGCCAGATAATCAACTCAagaatcataaaataaatcagcacaaaaagaaaaaaaatctcgctTACTTACCACATCTAAAACAGCTTGACGGCTATGTTCAAAGTCTTGAAAAAACTTTCGTAGCAGCAGTTCCTTCGTCGGTAGAGGTGCATTACGGACATTTTCCAGTAGTGAGCTTAGCTCACTGAACGACGAATCCTTGTTATGGCACATCAGGATGTTTTCTTAGATAAATACGCTGGTACAAACTGCAACTAATGGACTGTAATGCGGAATCAAATAATTGCCATGCGGAATAAATAATCTTATACAGAATCTTACCGTAGCGAAACAAACTTGTTCTTCTATTTGattagagatagagagagagagggagagaactTTGAGTCTTACTTAGGTTAGATATATAAAAACTTTGAGCCTATACGAGATAAATGATTTGATTCAACACTTACAGCGTTCTTTTATAAGCACTAACATTGCCGAGTGATAAATGCGGCTACAGGTAAATACGGGACAAATCATGAAGATGTTTGTTTACTCCACAAGAACCGTGGACTACAACTGTTGGTGTCAACAATGTCCAACCAACAGCAAGCGGTGGTTGACAGTTTGACAATTGAATTTAAGTTCCTGTACCATGTgtggaaataataaatttcgtCGTTTAGCAGCCTtgagaaacttttttttcttgattgaTCTAATAATGAGCCTTTTAAATACTAGAAACAGTTTCGAAAAATGTCTGCGGTAGCTGGCTGTTTCGGTCTGAGAATCAAACACATCACCGTAAACATCTAATGAGCgcaagcaacaaacacacaacatttTTGCATCGAAAACAAACCCCCCGATACCAACAGATGTCAGGTGATCACCATCAGGAAACCCAAAAGCAAGGCAGCAAACAGACGACCCTTGAAAACCATTTTACCACACTGCTACAATATCCTGCAGGATGCCTCCGGAACCGAAGGAAACGGCTCCGTGCCAAGAGAAGACGAACGATGAGCAGCAGATCGAATCGAGCGATGAAAACGAAACACCAGCAGTCGCAGAGGAAGAGATCGATCTGGAAGGAGCCAGCGACGGTAAGTCCACTACAGTTTCCACCGTTCAGCTGCAGTACTTATGGCCTCGTACGGCAAACGGATCGAATACCAATGAAATTTCAATCGGTTCGAATCCCAATGGAATCCTAATCGGATCGGATCCTTCAATTAGGTTCTAGTTCGATTCGAATCTTCCCAGGACTGGAATCGCCAAGTCTTCCGAATCCCGAATCTGTCAACACTAATATGCGCGTATCTTTTGCAACGTTGCAGAAATTCTCGAACTAAACGATCGGCTGGATTCACTCAGCACAGTACTGGACACTATCGAACAGCAGAACGATCATCTACGTGCGCAGATAATGCTTCTGCTTTCTTCGCAACGGGAGACGCTGAAATCGTTCAAGGAGGAAAACAGTCGTATGGCTGCGAAAGATGCAGAACCAAACGATGGTGATGAACCGATGCAACAGAGTTAGAGTTTGATACAGAACGCGTCCAATCCAACAAGTACACAGGGTCGCCGCAGGTGTGACTGTAGCGTAAAGAATTAGAGACTTCCAGGATTGTGTTGGGATTATCattcctgttttgttttattattttgttttagtttagaATCGTTGTAACGAGCAAGCAATAAACGTTGGAGCATCCTTTATAGATGATAAATATCGTTTATTAAATGTTGCAATATTACATTCCAGCTCGTCTTTTTGGGTCTATTCAAGCTGCCGATTGAATACAGGTCATGGTTTTCATGGGGGTTGGCTAACAAGATCGGGAAAACGAACAAACTTGATGCTTAATGCTGCAGCTGGTCCGTTCCGTTACATATTGGCTTTCAAACGCTGATTTCATTCACAAATAGTGGTTGCATTTgcgataagaaaaaaagtactaaaatttatataaaatgtataaaaggGATTTTCAAAACTAGCCTTTTTACATTATTGGAACATTTAGTAGGGCTTATTGATATCATGTAGTTGACAGAATTCACTACGAAGGAACATTCGgtaagggatttgaaccaagGTCCTTCTGTATGAAGGCTTGACGCCGCTAATGCCATTTGTGGAAACCATAGAAGACTTTATAAAGATTCTGATACACTGATGCTGCGCTCCAGTGTCTAGTAACCTCTTCTTTATGATTATTCTTATTAAAGAGCATGCCCCGAAGATTTTCAGAATTATGAGAGCTTTTGAAAAATGactgtttgatttttcagaagGATTACTCGCAAAACTTCCATCTAGCTAATCTAGCCAAACTACGATTAAAGGATAACAAGGAATCATTTCATAAAACGTAATTCATTGATCGTTAGGGCGTTAGTTGTGAGTAAGTAGTTGTGAGGCAAATAAGCATATTTGCATCACTAAATACCCATTTATTCCTTTTAAGCATCTAatttggctaaagagtaatacgcagcaaactcacatgcaagctccacagtcgtttgtgaacatggctgagtaggacatattgaaaatatcaaaactattggtttataaaatccaaaaaaatcttattttaactagtAATTAGTAATTTAGTAATTGAATCAACTATCTTCTCAAataatgtttgaatttttttccctatattgagtcatttaaataaaaacatatggCTCATTAtacaattatttcaattacagtatgaaaTGTCTCGTTTTAGtaatgaaataagttagtgaaatgtttttataaatcagTCTCATACATAAGCTggcttttgcgacacttaacaataaattcaaataactTCCctcattttaaatattatttaaatttaaatattatttttatgtcctacgcataacGGCCActatctaccgtgatttttcacacaagcttgcatgaggtgaatcccgtacaacttgagggcctgttactttatataaaataaagtaacagtaaaaaaatatttcaataatttttttcgtgATTGTGCTTATTTTGATAACCTTTCACATATGCCCAGAACAGGCATATGTGAAATTTTATCGCTTTGAAATTTCCTTTTGAGAATCTGATGTATAACAATCTACCAGCACTGGAGAAAATGCTGAAATTgcaattttcagattttttggcattttcgCAACAATATCAACAGTTTAAAAATTCCCGTGGCCCAGGGCCTTATAAATTAGACTTCTTTCTCTTAGTAGGACGTATAACTGACACGTCAAGCAATATTCGAGTTACGTTGAAATTACAGGTACAGTTACTTCCCGACTTACGCAGATAATGGGGACCGGAAAAATCCGCGTAACTCGAATAATGCCTGACAGATATTTTATACTTCGTATTCAGGGGTCGAGTTCTTGTGTCCATGttataaaaaattcaaatattaaatttatcgGTTGATTTGGATATAATGAGTATTTTTCAAGCATTATTGCACTAACgagtataaataaaagaagtatgtttggttgatttatttattgacaacatatttatttaagtCTTGCCATGTTTCAGAAACATccattattcaatttgtacttTATAAGGAATTAATGatcaaagtaataaaaatatacaataCAAAGCGGTGGCTCGGTGGTATAGACGACAGTGGCgttggtcttcaaacggcaggactggggttcaaatcccatccggaccgtccccccgtagtgaggactgactaaccaactacgtggtatcggtagtctagaaagccatttcgatgaccggcacgaccttagaggtcgttaaaccaagaggaagaagaatatgtcaGTCTGAAAATTGGATTTTTTCAGCATGCACGATTCCGATTTGGTTTTTGGATGGCAAATATCTGCCAAATGGAATACGAGGATTGATGGGTAATAGCAAAAGAAAGGATGTATATtgtcttttgtgtttttttgagcGCGCATATTCTCGAAAAACTAAGTTTCtgtttaaaaatctgaaatcgGGAATACGAAATCTGACAAATGTATTATTACACGATCGGAAGACATTTTTCTATCACAAGCTCATATTGAcagataaaatccaaaatcagctAACAGAATTTTCTCCCATGAATAACCCCTTTATAAACGGTGTGTCAAGCAATATTCGAGGTGTACGCGGAAACTCGAGATACGCGAATTTCTCCAGTCCCCATTATCCGCGTATCACGGGAACTGACTGtatttggtttcatttttgaaaaagtttgTCGATCCCTGGCAATGAAATCAGAAAATCAGGCGAAATTCTTGTGTGATGATCAGGCGAAAAACTGCTGTCAAAgagtgttgaaaattttcgaCTACGGCCTGATGGCAGGCGCTTCGTGAGGAGCAAccacagcaaaaaagcaacaacttCGAAAGGTGAACGGTGCAAATTGGCCCGAAAGTGAGGTGCGTGTTTCTCGCGTCCCTCCTGCTGACCTCCAGCTTTTGTTCGTTCTGTGCGTTTCTGCCTGAATCCGTTCAGTATGGCCAGCGGAAGTGAGAGTTCCGACGAGTTTTACGATGCACTGGAAGACAGCCTAGTGGGTAGAGCTTCAATCGATGACGAAGGAGGAAGGACTGCCGGTGGCAGTGCCAGCAAGTATGAAAACAACTAAACACTTtcgatggatttttttcttttattgctgTGGTTACCGTACCGTAGTCTGTTGCGTTCTTTCTCTTTGTTGGCGTACAATGactcactttttgtttttgttgttttgttatgaCGCAGAAGACGTTCCGTGaatcgaaccgaaccgaatcaTCCGGCAGTGCACGAACCCACCAGCAGCGATCATCATGCAGCAAAGTACACAGAAAGCTTGCATTCCGTACAGCAGGGAGGCCGGATCCAGCTGGCAGGACAGCTTGAACCAACGTCGGACAGAACATCGAGAAGGAGTCCTCTCAAACCGACAGCCAAAGGACTTTCGGGCAGCATTGCTTCCTCTGCCTTTGCTGACAAACCGTTCAAGGAACCAAAATCGGTAAGTAATAGTAGTGTCGTGTACCGCGTACCGCAAATGCTTTGTGCCGTCCACTTACCTTTTCTTTTATATAATATTGTTCCgtatcttggtttgtttgGAGCAGCATGAGCATCAGTTTAGCGTAATTGTTGTTCTacgatttttgtttcgtttttttttttcgaaagttATTGTCCGGTAACGTGTAGTGATTAGCTCTAATCTCTAATATGTATTAGCAAGACCATCTGATAGTGGTGAGGATTCCGGAGTGGATAAATAAATTCACTCCGACTCCGGCGTATCAAGACTGGAATATACTTTGGAAAAAATCCAGAGTAAACTCCGGAGAATACTCCGGGTTAATTAGCAGTTTGCTCTGGAGTAATCCGGAGTAAACTCCGATATAAACTGTGCACTGCGTGCACTGCGGAATCAAATGCAGGTTACTCATAGTCTCATAGTACAGGCATCTAATAGTATCAAAGTAATCCGGAGTCACCTGCAATTGTTTCCGCAGTGCACTCCGGAATTAAATCCGGAGTTAATATCGGAGATTGCTTAGGACTGCTCTTGAGAAGGCGGGGTAATGCGGGGTAATTATTCCGGATTAATCCGAATTCAACTTTGGATTACTCCAA
This genomic window contains:
- the LOC126561461 gene encoding UPF0184 protein AAEL002161-like — protein: MPPEPKETAPCQEKTNDEQQIESSDENETPAVAEEEIDLEGASDEILELNDRLDSLSTVLDTIEQQNDHLRAQIMLLLSSQRETLKSFKEENSRMAAKDAEPNDGDEPMQQS